The nucleotide window CCAAAAAGCCACTGGCTGAAGTGGTATGGGTAAAAGGAAAGGATACTTCGGAAATCATCTGGATCATGCCCCACTGCATTTCAGACGGAACCACCGGAGTGACTTTACTACGTGAGCTTCTGAGCCTGCTGGACAATCCTTATCTGCCGTTGATTCCTTATGTTGCTTTTGAATCGGTAGATGATTTTCTGCCTTCGGATTTTAATACAGGCATTAAAAAATATAAAGCCAGCCTTTATCTGCTTTTTGCCAGAATATTCTTTTCTATCCAGCGAAAAAGTAAAAAGAGAAACCTTGGGAAAAACTACGCCATTCACTGGAAAATGTCCCCTGAGGATACAAAACTGATCACTGAAAAATGTAAAGCCAACGGAATTTCTGTACATGCTTTGCTATGTTCTTCGGTGATGCAGGCCTTCCGTGATGTTCAGGGAGACCGTGCCAAAGGGAAGGTGATCAGTCCCGTAGATGTGCGTCATTTTATTCCCGAAATCAAGGAAGATCATTTATTTGCTTTTGCCCCAACGGTAGAGCTTTCCATCAAAAAAGGCAGTAAGGATGTGCTGGGCAATGCCAAACAGATCAAAAAAGACCTTACGGAGAAAATCAATAAACTGGAAGCCCGTGAGCTCCTGTGGATGGGAGAACATATGCATCCCATTGTAGACCGTATGATCAGCATGCTGAAATCCAGCGAAGGCGGCCATGATGTGACCTTATCCAATATGGGAAAGGTGAATATCCCGAATGATTATAAAAACTTCAGTCTGGAAACGGTTTTTAGTCCTACCGTGGCTTTCCCATGGCTGAACTCGAATACCTTAGTCGCCAGTACGTACAACCAGCAGATGGACTTCACCTTCATGTCCAATGAAAATTTCCTTCCCAAAGAGGAAGCCCACAAGATAAAAGATAAAGCCATTGAGCTATTGACCGCCTCACTATGAAATTTAAAATAAAGCCTCCAAAGCCAAAACCTATAAAAAAAACTACCCTCAGACGCTTTCTCATGAAGCGTACAATTTACTATGTCCTCCCGAATGTATTTTTTAA belongs to Chryseobacterium gleum and includes:
- a CDS encoding phthiocerol/phthiodiolone dimycocerosyl transferase family protein; protein product: MIKRPLMMVERIMYVDPETPLNCVYTAKINGQIAEETFKTALLKIQQKHPILRANIDHSKGRYPYFIGQQDIEPIPLRIVERKTDDDWFKESEKGWFRFFEEPKKPLAEVVWVKGKDTSEIIWIMPHCISDGTTGVTLLRELLSLLDNPYLPLIPYVAFESVDDFLPSDFNTGIKKYKASLYLLFARIFFSIQRKSKKRNLGKNYAIHWKMSPEDTKLITEKCKANGISVHALLCSSVMQAFRDVQGDRAKGKVISPVDVRHFIPEIKEDHLFAFAPTVELSIKKGSKDVLGNAKQIKKDLTEKINKLEARELLWMGEHMHPIVDRMISMLKSSEGGHDVTLSNMGKVNIPNDYKNFSLETVFSPTVAFPWLNSNTLVASTYNQQMDFTFMSNENFLPKEEAHKIKDKAIELLTASL